The Polyangiaceae bacterium DNA segment GTTCTTCGGCAAATGCGCGGAGCGTTATCCGGGGGCTCGAACATTCGGGCCGCCAGGGCTCGCGGAAAAAGTTCCGGGGCTGCGTGTCGACGAAGTGTTGACGGATTCGGCACCGATCGAGTGGGCAGCCGATTTCGAGCAGATCGTGGTACAGGGAGCGCCGAAGATGTCGGAAGTTGCATTTTTGCACCAAGGCACGCGGACATTGATCGTGAGCGACTTGTTTTTCAATATCGTGCGGCCGGCGGGGCTGATGACGAAGGTGGTGCTCACGCTGATGGGCACGCGCGGGAAGCTCGCCAAAAGCCGATTGTGGTCGACGATGACGGAGGACAAGGCTGCTTTCGATGCGTCGGTGCGCAAGGTGCTCGAATGGGACTTCGATAGGCTCGTGATGGCGCACGGGGATGTCGTCGAAAAGGACGCACGGGCGAAGGCCAGGGCGGCGATGGGGATTTAAGGGCGAATTGCGAGCGAGGTCTCAGCCCGATTTTCGCGGGCTCGAACAGTGGGGCCCCGCGATCGAGGTCTCAGCCCGATTTCCCGCACTCGCGGGACCCCAAACTCGCCCGCTTCGCGGGCTCGAACAGTGGGGCCCCCCCGCGAGCGCAGGAAATTCGGGCTGAGACCTCTTGTGCGAGCTTGTGGCCTGGTCAGGGAAGATCCGAGGCCAGCAACCCATCAATCCCACGGGCACGTTGTCATTTATCGAATTTGACGGGCGATACGCGCTGGGCTGCGCGTACGACGGATGCGACGAGACGCGGCGTGTGGCGGCCGAGAAATACGCCGAGTTTGCCGTGCATGGTGACGATGCATTCGGGCTTTCGGCGCCAAATGCCGTCGACCATTTGTGCCGCAGCTTCGTCGGTCGGCATGACGAGGAATTGCGGAATGGGGTCCTTGCCGTTTTCGCGCAAGTGACCTTTGTTGTCGATGAGGCGAATTTCCGATTCGACGAAACCAGGCAAGATGAGCGTGACGCCGACGCCTTTGGGGGCAAGCTCGAGCTCGAGGCCCTGGGCGAGCGCCGCGACGGCTGCTTTGCTCATGGAGTAGTTGATGGTGCCGGGGGCGACGACGTGGCTGGCGACGCTGCCGATGATGGCGATGCGCCCGCGGGATCGTTCGACGTCGCCGAGCGTTGCGCGAATGGTGCGCAGCACGCCAAAAACGTTGGTCTCGAATTGACGGCGGAAGTCGTCGAGCTCGAGTTTGGCGAAGGCTCCCGTGATGCCAATTCCAGCATTGGCGACGACGACGTCGATGCGCCCGGCCGCATTGCGCACGGCTTCGACGGCGCGTTCGACGTCGCCGTCGCGCGTCACGTCGCATTCGAAGGGGAAGGCTTGTCGTCCGAGCGCGCGCACGTCGGAGGCGACGGAGTCGAGCGCATCTTTGCGGCGTGCGAGCAGCGCGACGTCGGCGCCTTCGGCGGCAAAGCGGCGGCACAAGGCAGCGCCAATGCCGGCGGAGGCGCCGGTGACGATGACGGTTTGTCCGAGAAAACGTCCCATGGTGGCGCGAGCATGCCCGAAAACGGGCGATGGGACAAGAGGAGCGTGATGGAACGTCAGACGGCGTCGTACATGGCGGCAAAGGAGGCGGCTTCGCCGCGCAGCAGAATGTCGATGCGGGGGCTCGTCATGGCCGACGTGTGGAGTTTGGCCGATCGAACGTCGAGAATGGCGGGAACGAATTCGGGTTGCGATTCGCAAAGGCCTCGAGAAAGCAGCGCGAGAACGAGCGCCGTGCGTCGCGGGGTGAGGGGATCATTGCGGAAATAGAGTTTGACGAGGTGCTTTTTGCCGTCGATGACGAGACCAAGCTCGGGATTGATGTCGACTTCGAGCGCGCCGAGCGAGAGGCCGGAACGCGGCGGCTCGAAGAAGTTTTTTGCGCCCTGGGCGAGAAAAGCGCGATATCCGTGGATGACGCGCGGATAATGTTTTTTGCGTGTTTCGTCGGTTTCGTTCCGACAAACGTCATCGAGTGTCGTGGCGGACAAACCATGCCGATGCAGATTGACGATGGCTTCTCGGATGGGACGATAAAAGTCCGAGCACAAATCGTCTTTGCGCTCTTTGTAATCACGGACGCCGCGCAATTTGGGGGTGCCAGTGGCGAGGATGAAATCGACGAAATACGTGAGCGAAATTCGGTCCATCGGAATCCTCCTGGGTTGCTGAGACGAAGTGTCGCTGTGTCTACTGCTTAGACGAAATAATAACACCAGTATTTTCGACTTGCACGGCTTTTTGAATACCCAAGGACAATAAATGTCCGGCCCATTAGGGTGACGAATAATGTCCGCTCGATGGATGGATGCATTGTGAAGGCTCGCGCCGAGCGTGCGTGGAACGGGGAGCGGCTGGCGATTCTGGAGCCGGTGCGCGGAGTGTAGCTCGGAGGACGACATGCTTCCCCTCGGTGCGAAATCTGCACGGCGATGAGGCGACGATCCGTCACATCGTCACGCGGCGAGCGTCGAGACGTCATGCCGCAAAGTGCTTTGCGTACGTAGGTGTGACCGAATGCGAGCTGTGCGGGTCGGAATCCTGCACGAAGTGCTTCCAATTCACGCCGAAGTCGGATAGAAGAGGTACGAGCATCGCGCATGCGCCGCCCGGTCACCTTGGTGAAAAATTCCTTGCAATCAATAATTGTTGTAAAAGTTGGTCCGATCCGCCACGGCGTGGAGGAATGATGAAGCGCTCCGTACGTTACGCCTCGATTTTGGGAACATTGCTCACGGCATCCGTGGTTCGTGCGGGCGGCCCCGATCTACCGGACTACAATGCGTACGAGGATGCGCCGGAGGTGGTGGATCAGCCGCTCGCGAGCACTTTGGTTCCCGAGGGGATGGCGGCTGGGGTGGCGAGCATCGACGAGAAGCGCGGGGTGCCGACGATTTATTGGGCGCCGCAGGATGGGCCGCTTTCGCCGGGATCGTTTCTGTCGCGTCCCGAGGCGTCGGCGCGGTTTTACTTGGAGCATTATGCGCCGCTTTATGGTCTCGCATCGGGTGCGCTTTCCGTCGCGAAAGCCGTGATGGTGCACGACACGGGTCGTGGAGGGATCATTGTCGTGTTTCGTCAGCAAGCGGGCGGAATCGATGTGTTTCAGACCGAGGTCAAGGTTCTGATGACACCGAACCACGAGCTCGTGGCCATTACCGGTAATTTGCATCCGCAGGCGGCCCCGAAAATGGGGCGCGCAGCAAAGTTTACTCTATTGCCGCAAGATGCGATAGCGCGAGCATTCAATGACTTTTTCATGACGAAGGTGCCTCCCAGCGCATTTCTGGACGCGAACAGGCCTCGTCATGGGTATGCGTTTTACCGCCTCGTCGATACCACAGAGACGGGTCGCAAAAATATTGGTTTGTCCCGACCAGCACGCATCAAAAAGGTATATTACGCGATGCCGGGGGAGCTCGTCCCGGCATATTATGTCGAAATCTGGGGCGGCGAAAGATCGGGCGCGAATTCGGTTTTGTATTCGTACGTGATCGCGGCCGACGATGGGCGGCTCTTGCAGCGTCGAAGTTTGACGCGAGATGCCGCATTTCAGTATCGGGTTTGGTCGGACGGGGCGCCGCTTCATACGCCGACCGATGGGCCCATTGCCGATTTTGCGCCGCATCCGACGGGCGTGCCGGATGGCTCGTTCCCACCATTTTCACTTCCGGTGCTCGTAACGGTGGACGGGTTCAATACGAACCCTTCAGGCACGTTCGATCCGTGGCTTCCGGCGGGCGCGACGGAGACGGTGGGCAACAACGTCGATGCGTACATCGATGCGGCGAATCAGGATGACCCCACGGCGCCGAATTTCAGGGCCAATGTCACGGCGCCAGGGGTATTCGACCGGACGTACGACACGCTCGAGAGCCCATCGGTCAATCAAGAGCAGCAGAAGGCGTCGATCACGCAGCTTTTCTTCGACAACAATTACCACCACGACTACTTTTACGATTCAGGCTTCGATGAAGCTGCCGGCAATGCCCAAATGGACAATTTTGGTCGCGGCGGCTTCGGCAATGATCCGCTTCTCGCCGAGGGGCAGGATGGGAGCGGCACGGACAATGCCAATATGAGCACGCCTGGCGACGGGGATTCGCCGCGGATGCAAATGTACGTGTTCAGTGGCCTAGCCAATTTGAATTTTTCGGTGAATCCGGGCAATCAATCGTTTGGCGTGGGTACTGCGAGCTTTGGTCCGCAAACGTTCAATGTGGGGCCGGTGGAGTTGCTGCTCGCCGAAGACGGATCCACGGTGGATTTGGGTGGCGGAAATCCGACGGTGAACGACGCATGTCAGCCGCTCACGGGCGGAATGGGCACGTATGGGGGCAAGATCATCCTGGCCGATCGCGGAGGCTGCACGGACAAAGTGCGCGTCACGAATGCGCAAGACGCTGGCGCTGCGGGCATCATCATTGCCAACAACGTTGCGGGCGGTGGAACGTTCAACGTGACGGCGAGCGGTGGCATGATCCCGCAAAATACGCCCATTTTTTCGATTGGTACGGCGAATGGTGCGGACCTGAAGGCGCAATTGTCGATGCAATCGCTCACCGCATCGATGCTGCGCACTGGTGTCATTCAAAGGGACGGTACGATCGACAATGGCATCGTTGCACATGAATGGGGGCATTATCTCCACTTCCGCTTGACGAGTCCCGGGACGCAGCAAGGTGGCGGCATGAGTGAAGGCTGGGGCGACGTGATTGCTTTGATGCAGCTCGTGCGCCCCGACGATGATTTCAACGGCGTTTTCGCGACGGGCATTTATGCCGCGCAGACGTTCCACGACAGCGGTTATTTCGGTATCCGCCGTTATCCTTACTCGACGGACTTCACGAAGAATGCGCTCACTTTCAAACACATATCGCAGGGACAAGCCTTGCCTGTCGGCGTGCCCTCGTCGAACATTTTTTCGAACGATAATGCCGAAGTGCACAATGCGGGCGAAGTTTGGTGTTCAATGGTTTGGGAATCGTATGCCAACCTGCTCGAAGACACCGTTGGCGTCAATCCGCGGCATACGTTCGACCAGGCCAAACGAAAAATGGCCGATTATATCGTGGCCGGCATGAAGCTCGCGCCCGTCGACATGACGTTCACCGAGCAGCGCGACGGTATTTTGGCAGCAGCCGTTGCAGGCGGCGACATGGAAGATTTCAATGATCTCACGGCGGGGTTTGCCGTGCGCGGTGCGGGTTCGTGTGCCGTGTCGCCGTCGCGAAATTCGACGACGCTCACGGGGGTCGTGGAGAGTTTTTCATCCAATCCCAATGCATCCTTCGTGTCGCTCGTGCTGAGCGAATCGACGCCGAATTGTGACGGTGATGGCGTGCTCGATGCGGGCGAAATGGGGCAAGTCGCGATCAACGTGCAAAATACGGGATGGGCGCCGCTCGTGGGCGCGACGGTGACGCTCACGTCGAGCGATCCGAGCATCCTTTTTCCGAATGGCAATACGGTGAATCTGCCTTCCACGAATGCTTATGCGACGAGCACCGCATTCGTCGATGTCGCGCTCGCTCCGGCCGTGAACATGACGACGCTCGTTTCCTTCAGCGCGGTCATCAATGCGCCCGGCGCGTGCAACACCATGACCAATGGTTCTGGATTTGCCGAAGTGCATTATGATTCCGCGGCGCCTCTTTCGGCCAATGCATCTACGACGGAGACGTTCGAGGGGCTCGTCAAGACGTGGTCAGCCAAGAATGCTATCGGTGGACCGACGGTCCATTGGCAGATCGTGCGTCCCGTTGCCAATGACCTCAATGAAATGGCATTTGGCGCCGACATCAGCGGCGTGAGTGATCATCGATGGGAGTCGCCGGATCTCGAGGTTGGGGCGGGGCCGTTTTCGATGACGTTTCAGCATCGATATGATTTCGAGCAATCTTCTTTTCCGCCCTTTGGAATGCAGAATTGGGACGGCGGCGTCATCGAGGTCAGCGAAGATGGCGGCATGACGTGGGTCGACGTCAACACCATTGCCGGCGCCAATCCCGGGTACACCGGCACGATCAGCACGCTCGCCAGCAATCCACTCGGCGGGCAACAAGGTTATTCGGGTGCGACGGCGGGTTTTTCCGCCGGTACCATGGTAAACCAAACGATTGACTTTGGAACGGCCGTGGCGAACAAGACCATACGTATTCGATTCCGCATCGGTACGGACGAAGCCGTTGGTGCAGGTGGTTGGTTCATTGACGACATCGCTTTCACGGGTCTCACGAACAAGCCTTTTTCGACGCAGACTGCGAATGCAGGCATGTGCAACCTCGCACCGATTGCGGATGCGGGACCGGATCAAATCGTGCCGAGCGGGGCGAACGTGGCGCTCGACGGATCGGGTAGTTCGGATCCGGACAACATGCCGAATCCGCTTACGTACGCGTGGATGCAAACGGCGGGCCCGGGTGTGACGTTGTCGAGCGCGACCGACGTCCAGCCAACGTTTGTTGCGCCAAGTGTTGCAATGAGCACGGTCCTTACGTTCCAGCTCGAGGTGAGCGACGGAGCCGCGGCGGCGAGTGATTCCGTCAACATTACGGTCGAACCTGGCGGCACTGGCGGCATGGGTGGCGGCGGCATGGCGGGCGCTGGCGGCATGGGTGGCGGCGGCATGGCGGGCGCTGGCGGCATGGGTGGCGGCGGCATGGCGGGCGCTGGCGGGATGGGCGGCGTTGGCGGAATGGGCGGCGTTGGCGGGATGGGCGGCGTTGGCGGGATGGGCGGCGTTGGCGGGATGGGCGGCGCTGGCGGCGCGTCGTCGTCGTCGAGCAGCGCGTCGTCGTCGTCGAGCAGCGCGTCGTCGTCGTCGAGCAGCGCGTCGTCGTCGTCGAGCAGCGCGTCGTCGTCGTCGAGCAGCGCGTCGTCGTCATCGAGCAGCGCGTCGTCGTCGTCGAGCAGCGCGTCGTCGTCGTCGAGCAGCTCGTCGTCATCATCGAGCGGCTCGTCGTCGTCATCGAGCAGCGCGTCGTCGTCGTCGAGCAGCGCGTCGTCGTCGTCGAGCAGCGCGTCGTCGTCGTCGAGCAGCGCGTCGTCGTCGTCGAGCAGCGCGTCGTCGTCGTCGAGCAGCGCGTCGTCGTCGTCGAGCAGCTCCGGCATGGGAGGCGCTGGCGGTGGCGGTGGTATGGCGGGCGCTGGCGGTGAGGGTGGCGGTGGTATGGCGGGCGCTGGCGGTGAGGGTGGCGGTGGTATGGCGGGCGCTGGCGGCGACGGTGGCGGTGGTATGGCGGGCGCTGGCGGTGATGATGCCAACGGATCCACCATTGTCATCGGAGGGTGCGCTTGCTCGGTGCCAGCCTCCAATGAATCGGCACCGGTACGCGATGTTGGTGTTTCGCTCCTAGCAGTCATTGGCGCATGGCTCGTTCGCCGCCGCCGCAATGACAAACCCTCTTGACCCTAACGCGGGGAAAGGCGACCGTGTTGGTCGTATTTCCCCGGCTCACTTCGATGCTTGCAATGAAGGATGTGTGCCCCGTTTCGACGAACGCGGCATGGAGGAATGATGAAACGCACTGTACGTTACGCTTCGGTCTTGGTTACGATGCTCACGGGATCCTTCGCGTTCGCTGGCGGGCACGGTTTGCCCAACTACGACGCTTATCTCGACGCGCCTGAGGCGCAAACTCGGCCGCTTTCGAGCAACTTCGTGCCGTCGGAAATGGTGGTCGGTGTCACGAGCATCGATGAGAAGCGGGGCGTGCCGACGGTCTTCTGGGCGCCGCAGAATGGCCCGATGGCTCCGACTTCGTTGCAAGCGCGCCCCGAAGCGGCGGCGCGGTATTATCTGGAGTACTACGCGCCGCTTTATGGCCTCGGGTCCGGAGCTCTTTCGACGGCCAATGCAGCGGCCGTGCACGACACCGGAGGCGGAATCATCGTCGTATTTCGGCAAAAGGCACAGGGGATCGACGTTCATCGTGCCGAGCTGAGTGTCCTCATGCGTTCGAATCGCGAGCTCGTGGCAATCATGGGGAATTTGCACCCGCACGCATCGGCGAAGATGACACGTTCGGCGAAGTTCAGTCTGGCGCCGCAAAATTCGATTGCTCGTGCGTTCAACGATTTCTTTGGGACGAAGGTCCCGGCGAGCGCGTTCGTCGATACGAAGAGGCTCGAATACGGGTATTCGTTCTTCAATCTCGTCGATACGGCGGAGACGAAAAGCAAAAATATCGGTATGGCACGACCAGCCCGTGTCAAAAAGGTGTACTTCGCAATGCCGGACAGCTTGGTTCCCGCGCATTACGTTGAAATCTGGGGTTGGGACAAGACGGCAAAAGAATCGGTTTTGTATTCGTACGTGATCGCAGCCGACGACGGCCGGATGCTCGAACGGCGCAGTTTGACGCACGATGCCGCATTCACATATCGCGTGTGGTCGGATGGAGCGCCCAATTTTACGCCACCGGATGGCCCGCAGGCCGATTATGCGCCGCACCCGACGGGATTGCCGGATGGTTCGTCGCCTGCGTACACGGCGCCCGTGTTGGTGACGGTCGACGGTTTCAATACGAATCCTCAAGGCACGTTCGATCCATGGCTCGCCATGGGCGCGACGCAGTCGACCGGCAACAACGCCGATGCCTACGCGGATCTCGATGCCAACAACAATCCGGACTACCGCGCAACCACGACGGCACCAGGGGTTTTCGATCGAGTATACAATACGTCGCAAAACCCGACCGTGAGCCAGAATCAGGTGCGCGCGTCGATTACGCAGCTCTTCTTCGATGCCAATTATCTGCACGATTATTGGTACGATTCGGGCTTCAACGAGGCGGCGGGCAACGCGCAGCAAAACAATTATGGGCGCGGTGGAGCAGGAAATGATCGCCTGCTCTTGGAAGCGCAAGATGGAGCGAACACCGGCAATCGCAACAACGCGAACATGTCGACGCCGGCAGATGGTTCGTCGCCGCGCATGCAGATGTACGTATGGGACGGGCCGCCGAATGCGAGCTTGACGGTGAATCCGGGCAACCAGACGTTCAGCGCTGGCGTTGCGGGATTCGGGCCTCAGGCGTTCAACATTGGGCCTGCGCAAATCGTGGTGGCGCAGGACAATTCGACCGCCGATCAGGATGGCGGCAACACCGGCAACTTCACGGATGCATGTCAGGCGCTGACCGGCGGCGGAAACACGTATACGGGAAAGATCGTGCTTGCCGATCGTGGAGCGTGTGCCTTCGTGGACAAGGTGAAGAACATTCAAAATGCGGGAGGCATCGGCGCCCTCATTGCAAATAACCAAGCAGTGGGCTTGCCCCCGAGCCCGATGGGGGGGACGGACAATACGATCAACATTGGTACGCTCGGTATCACGCAAGCCGACGGAGCCAGCCTGAAAACGCAAATTCAGGGCGGTACGATCACGGGAACGATGGTCCGCGGACCGGCGACGGACCGCGATGGAACGATTGACAACGGTATCGTCGGACATGAATGGGGCCATTACATTCATCACCGATTGACGAGCCCGGGGACGCAGCAAGGTGGCTCCATGGGCGAAGGCTGGGGCGATTTCGTCGCATTGCATATGCTCATTCGGCAAGGCGATGATCCCACGGGTGTTTACGCGACGGCCGTGTACGCGGGCGCCACGTTTGGCGATAGCGCGTATTACGGAATTCGTCGGTGCGCGTATACGAAGGACATGATGAAGAATGGCTTGACGTTCAAGCACATCTCGGACGGTCAAGCGCTGCCGCCCAGCGTCATCGATTTCGGCAACGAAAACTCCGAAGTGCACAACGCGGGCGAAATTTGGGCCACGATGATGTTCGAGGCGTACACGAATCTGCTCCTCGATGCGCAAGGCCCCAATGCTCGGCATACGTTCGACCAAGCCAAACGCAAAATGGCCGATTACGTCGTGGGTGGCATGCAGGCCGCCCCAGCGAACATGACGTTCACCGAGCAGCGCGACGGCATTTTGGCAGCGGCGATTGCCGGCGGAGACCTGGAGGATTTTCAGGATCTCGCAGCAGGTTATGCCACGCGTGGCATCGGCGCCTGTGCCGTGTCGCCAGCGCGCAATTCAACGACGCTCACGGGCGTCGTGGAAAGCTTTACGGCCAATCCGCAGCCGGTCTTCATTTCGACGGAGCTCACCGAGGGCGTGCCGAACTGTGATGGCGACGGCGTGCTGGATGCAGGGGAAACCGGTCAAGTGGCGATCAACATCCAAAACCTTGGCTGGTCACCGCTATCGGGCGCAACCGTGACGGTCACGTCGAGCAACCCGAGCCTCACGTTCCCCAGTGGGAATTCAACAATGTTGCCGATGACGAACGTCTTCGAAACGACGACGGCTTACGTGCCGGTTGTCTTGTCGAATGCCGTGAATGCAACGACGGTGATACCCCTCAATATCGTCATCAATGCACCGTCGGCGTGCACGGCGACGACCAATGCCACCGGTGCGGCCGAAGTGCATTACGATTCGTATGCACCCCTGACGCCGAATGCATCGACGACCGAAACCTTCGAGGGGCTCGAGAAGACCTGGTCGGCGACGCTCGCCTCGGGGACGGCCACGACGCTTTGGCAGATCATTCGGCCGAACGCCACCGCCGCGAATGAATTGATCTACGGTCAAGACATCGCCAGCGTCAGCGACCATCGTTATGAATCGCCAGACCTCGCCGTCGGTGCAGGCGCCTTCTCCATGACCTTCCAGCATCGGTACCAATTCGAACGTTCGCAGGGTCAGAACTGGGATGGCGCCGTCATCGAATACAGTGAAGACGGCGGCATGAACTGGGCCGACATCAGTACGCTCGCCGGGGTCAATCCCGGTTATGGCGGCACCATCAGCACCCAGGCCAGCAATCCCCTCGGCGGTCGGACGGGGTACGTCAATGCTACGAATGGTTTTGCCAACGGCACGATGGTAAACCAAACGATTAACTTCGGCACGACGCTCGCCAACAAGACCATCAAGCTGCGCTTCCGCATTGGTACGGACGAGGCTGTTGGCTCGGGCGGTTGGTACATCGATAACATCGCCTTCACGGGCCTGACGAACAAGCCCTTCTCGGCTCAGGCGGCCGAGGATGGCATGTGCATGAACGAGCTACCGATTGCGAATGCAGGCGTCGATCAGGTCGTACCGAGCGGCGCCAATGTCATGCTCGATGGCTCCGGAAGCTCTGATCCGGACAACCAGCCGAGCCCCCTTGCATTCGCGTGGTCGCAGACCGCGGGGCCAGGTGTGATGCTTTCCGCGCCAATGAGTGCCATGACGAACTTCGTCGCGCCCGCTGTCATGATGGATACGCTCCTCACGTTCCAGTTGACGGTGGACGACGGTGCCGCGTCTGCGAACGATTCGGTGAACGTGTTGGTGCAGGCTGAACCGGGCACCGGCGGCGCTGGCGGCATGGCGGGTGCTGGCGGCATGGGCGGCGCTGGCGGCATGGCGGGCGCTGGCGGCATGGGCGGCGCTGGCGGCATGGGCGGCGCTGGCGGTATGGGCGGCGCTGGCGGCATGGCGGGTGCTGGCGGCATGGCTGGCGAAGGCGGCATGGCGGGCGCTGGCGGCATGGGCGGCGCTGGCGGCGGCATGGCGGGTGCTGGCGGCATGGCTGGCGAAGGCGGCATGGCGGGCGCTGGCGGCATGGCTGGCGAAGGCGGCATGGCGGGCGCTGGCGGCATGGCTGGCGAAGGCGGCATGGCGGGCGAAGGCGGAGCTGGCGGCGGGTCCACTCGGCCGCCTCCGGTGCTCAGCGAAGGCGGTTGCGATTGCTCCGTTCCTGGCGGCGAGCGTCCAGAGCCCGCTCGCGATGTCGCAGGCTCGCTCCTCGCACTCGTTGGCGCGTGGCTCGTGCGCCGTCGTCGCAGCGGCAAACCCTCCTGACAACCTGCATCGAGGGGAAAACGAATCGCTCGATGCGTTTTCCCCTCGCGCGCATTCGGTTCCGCCCACCCATTGCTCGTCAATGGCGTGGGCGGTTTGTTTGGAGGTATATGGGGGACGATGAACGCGTAGGGGCGGGAAACGCGGTTGGTCCAGTCATGCCATTCAATCAGTGTGGCGTGGCCGGAGCCATTGCTGCAATGACGAATTGGCCAATTGCGGCCAGCATTCCGAGCGCAAACATCATCGACCGCGCCTTGTCGACATTGGCAACGTACAAGACGCCATGTAGAAAGCGGGCCACGACCCACACGATCGCAAGAATCATCGAATGCGTCGGGTTGGCATGCGTGACATGCGCTACGAGAACTGCGGGCGCATACACGGCAAGTGCTTCCATTGCGTTCTGGTGCGCAGAATATGCGCGCGCACCCTTGCCTTCGAGCTTCGATGTTTGAAGGCGCGGATGCGCATTGTCTAAATTGCCGAATTGCTCCTTGCGAGCCGACAAGGCTACAGGCAGCCACGCATAAGGCAGGATCACGGCAACGAGCAAGGTCCAAAGCGGGATGGTCATGGGAAAAGTTCTCCTCGGCAAGATTCGGAAGACGAGAAACCGCGCTCTTCGCAGGATACACGGGCGAAAAATCGGGTGCGCGTTCCCCCTAATTGGCGAAGCGTAGATCAATTTTGCAGCGAAGCGCTAGTTTTCTGTTGTTCGACTGCGCAAACGAAGGGGCGCATTGTGGTTCATAACTCAAATCACAAATCCGGTTCGCGCAACGCGATGCGTCGAAAATGATTGTGAACACATTTGGCATACGGCCTGCTAGAGTGAATCGAGGGAAGGAGTTCCTTAACGATGATGACGAAACTTCATTGCGGTATTCTTGCGGCGTTCATGGCGAGCGCGGGGGCATTGACGGTCGGTTGCGACGAAACGACCACGACGGGGACCAGCAGCTCGAGCTCGTCCGGTTCCGGTGGCTCTGCGGGGGAAGGTGGAATGGCCGGTAACGGGGGAGCGGCCGGGGGTGGTGCTGGTGGCGGCGGAATGGGAGGAACTGGTGGAGTGGGTGGCGGCGGAAGCGGCGGC contains these protein-coding regions:
- a CDS encoding M36 family metallopeptidase; this translates as MMKRSVRYASILGTLLTASVVRAGGPDLPDYNAYEDAPEVVDQPLASTLVPEGMAAGVASIDEKRGVPTIYWAPQDGPLSPGSFLSRPEASARFYLEHYAPLYGLASGALSVAKAVMVHDTGRGGIIVVFRQQAGGIDVFQTEVKVLMTPNHELVAITGNLHPQAAPKMGRAAKFTLLPQDAIARAFNDFFMTKVPPSAFLDANRPRHGYAFYRLVDTTETGRKNIGLSRPARIKKVYYAMPGELVPAYYVEIWGGERSGANSVLYSYVIAADDGRLLQRRSLTRDAAFQYRVWSDGAPLHTPTDGPIADFAPHPTGVPDGSFPPFSLPVLVTVDGFNTNPSGTFDPWLPAGATETVGNNVDAYIDAANQDDPTAPNFRANVTAPGVFDRTYDTLESPSVNQEQQKASITQLFFDNNYHHDYFYDSGFDEAAGNAQMDNFGRGGFGNDPLLAEGQDGSGTDNANMSTPGDGDSPRMQMYVFSGLANLNFSVNPGNQSFGVGTASFGPQTFNVGPVELLLAEDGSTVDLGGGNPTVNDACQPLTGGMGTYGGKIILADRGGCTDKVRVTNAQDAGAAGIIIANNVAGGGTFNVTASGGMIPQNTPIFSIGTANGADLKAQLSMQSLTASMLRTGVIQRDGTIDNGIVAHEWGHYLHFRLTSPGTQQGGGMSEGWGDVIALMQLVRPDDDFNGVFATGIYAAQTFHDSGYFGIRRYPYSTDFTKNALTFKHISQGQALPVGVPSSNIFSNDNAEVHNAGEVWCSMVWESYANLLEDTVGVNPRHTFDQAKRKMADYIVAGMKLAPVDMTFTEQRDGILAAAVAGGDMEDFNDLTAGFAVRGAGSCAVSPSRNSTTLTGVVESFSSNPNASFVSLVLSESTPNCDGDGVLDAGEMGQVAINVQNTGWAPLVGATVTLTSSDPSILFPNGNTVNLPSTNAYATSTAFVDVALAPAVNMTTLVSFSAVINAPGACNTMTNGSGFAEVHYDSAAPLSANASTTETFEGLVKTWSAKNAIGGPTVHWQIVRPVANDLNEMAFGADISGVSDHRWESPDLEVGAGPFSMTFQHRYDFEQSSFPPFGMQNWDGGVIEVSEDGGMTWVDVNTIAGANPGYTGTISTLASNPLGGQQGYSGATAGFSAGTMVNQTIDFGTAVANKTIRIRFRIGTDEAVGAGGWFIDDIAFTGLTNKPFSTQTANAGMCNLAPIADAGPDQIVPSGANVALDGSGSSDPDNMPNPLTYAWMQTAGPGVTLSSATDVQPTFVAPSVAMSTVLTFQLEVSDGAAAASDSVNITVEPGGTGGMGGGGMAGAGGMGGGGMAGAGGMGGGGMAGAGGMGGVGGMGGVGGMGGVGGMGGVGGMGGAGGASSSSSSASSSSSSASSSSSSASSSSSSASSSSSSASSSSSSASSSSSSASSSSSSSSSSSSGSSSSSSSASSSSSSASSSSSSASSSSSSASSSSSSASSSSSSASSSSSSSGMGGAGGGGGMAGAGGEGGGGMAGAGGEGGGGMAGAGGDGGGGMAGAGGDDANGSTIVIGGCACSVPASNESAPVRDVGVSLLAVIGAWLVRRRRNDKPS
- a CDS encoding SDR family NAD(P)-dependent oxidoreductase, which produces MGRFLGQTVIVTGASAGIGAALCRRFAAEGADVALLARRKDALDSVASDVRALGRQAFPFECDVTRDGDVERAVEAVRNAAGRIDVVVANAGIGITGAFAKLELDDFRRQFETNVFGVLRTIRATLGDVERSRGRIAIIGSVASHVVAPGTINYSMSKAAVAALAQGLELELAPKGVGVTLILPGFVESEIRLIDNKGHLRENGKDPIPQFLVMPTDEAAAQMVDGIWRRKPECIVTMHGKLGVFLGRHTPRLVASVVRAAQRVSPVKFDK
- a CDS encoding DUF4336 domain-containing protein, which codes for MTELVEIAEGIWCAESEMKMPGGVRMNTRMTVVRSSNGKLFVHSPIRMDESLGKAIDELGEVGWIVSPNRFHHLFFGKCAERYPGARTFGPPGLAEKVPGLRVDEVLTDSAPIEWAADFEQIVVQGAPKMSEVAFLHQGTRTLIVSDLFFNIVRPAGLMTKVVLTLMGTRGKLAKSRLWSTMTEDKAAFDASVRKVLEWDFDRLVMAHGDVVEKDARAKARAAMGI